In a genomic window of Colias croceus chromosome 20, ilColCroc2.1:
- the LOC123700800 gene encoding uncharacterized protein LOC123700800, whose product MASTCIHDSRMVCATSPDGCTRRSFLDQCDMYEYNCDYGTRYQETYILFCASYMGSSSFTSKDLPQTTTHNDGIKNETQILNKTLTNMTDCTCNETKTDHDDSKIRTTNSSMEDKAKSTEQFTNVTQRYTITNSDFQVSSKTSASVKSKYISAHTITQPILIKKNESNMVNAIELFCCNRPRTWETTTENIATIPYYLSVSNSDKAIPYKRKTKSILQTEFKNITLKDSYTFPTTNSSKTAKDLPHSSRKKNVTTTKYIKMTPKNIMLTEHLHPSSTNVKSKPNIGLNNCNRPKTWDTTLELLNKWPITNAFDEISAANTQPLSSDRDTVTTNALSHTDVIYSSKFQSTSVTRSTLENLTDRTKRSTLYKDHIELKKRKQIKISSSSCKTKCQRPHSWITTTKKGMRINKNYI is encoded by the coding sequence GATATCAGGAAACATACATACTGTTCTGTGCTAGTTACATGGGATCGTCTTCTTTCACCTCAAAGGACTTACCACAAACAACAACCCACAATGATGGTATTAAAAATGAGAcacaaatattaaacaaaactcTTACAAATATGACTGATTGTACTTGTAATGAAACCAAAACTGATCATGATGACAGTAAAATAAGAACTACTAATTCTTCCATGGAAGATAAAGCCAAAAGTACTGAACAATTTACTAACGTCACACAGAGATATACTATAACAAATTCTGACTTTCAAGTTAGTTCAAAAACATCGGCTTCTGTGAAGTCTAAGTATATAAGTGCACATACTATAACACAACCTATACTTATCAAGAAGAATGAAAGTAACATGGTAAATGCTATTGAGCTATTCTGTTGTAATAGACCAAGAACATGGGAAACCACAACAGAAAACATAGCAACAAtaccttattatttatctgtcAGTAATTCAGATAAAGCAATACCTTACAAACGCAAAACGAAATCGATCCTACAGacagaatttaaaaacataacctTAAAAGATTCGTATACATTTCCAACAACAAATAGTTCTAAGACCGCTAAAGATCTTCCACATTCTtcacgaaaaaaaaatgtgactACGACgaagtatataaaaatgacgccaaaaaatattatgttgacaGAACACCTACATCCAAGTTCAACGAATGTAAAAAGCAAACCCAATATTGGTTTGAACAATTGTAATCGCCCTAAAACGTGGGATACGACTTTAGAACTACTTAACAAGTGGCCTATAACTAACGCATTCGATGAAATATCTGCAGCAAACACACAGCCTCTAAGTTCAGATAGAGATACGGTTACAACAAATGCATTATCACATACAGATGTCATTTATTCTTCTAAATTTCAAAGTACTTCAGTTACTAGAAGCACACTTGAGAACCTTACAGATCGCACGAAAAGATCAACTTTATACAAGGATCATATAGAGCtgaaaaaacgtaaacaaattaaaatttcaagctCATCTTGTAAGACAAAATGTCAAAGACCACATTCATGGATTACTACAACCAAGAAAGGAATgaggataaataaaaattatatttaa